A region of the Pricia mediterranea genome:
TAAGTGCCGTCGCCAAGGTTCCGGTTTTCGGTCTCGTTGTCACTGGGGAAGGTCCTGCGCCCCACGCCCAACTGGCTGAACAGGTTGAACTTTTCCGTACGCTTGTTCAGGCTCAGCCCGAGGCTATGGTTGTTCGGGATTCCCGTATTCAGGGTCACGGAACCGTTAAGGCCCTTTTTTTCCTCCTTTTTCAGTACGATGTTGATGATGCCCGAAGTGCCCTCCGCATCGTATTTCGCGGACGGGTTGGTGATCACCTCGATACGCTCGATCATATCGGCGGTCAAGGTACCTAGGGCGTTGCCCTGTTCACTGGCAATGGCCGAGGGTTTCCCGTTGATGAGCATCTGTACGCCCTGGCTGCCCCGCAGGCTGACCGTTCCCTCGATGTTTACGTTGACGGAAGGTACGTTGTTCAACACTTCCAGGGCACTGGCACCCGTACTGCTGAGGTCGGTCCCTACGTTGAAGATCCGTTTGTCGAGCTTGAACTGGGTCTGGGAAACCTGACCCTCGACCACTACCTCGTCCAATTGTTGTGAATCTTCGGAAAGGCTTACCGTTCCCAAATCGATGATACCGTTGACGGCAGCAGGGTCTTCAATGGTCCGGGGCGCAAATCCGATAAAACTTACCTCGATGTAAAAATCGGAAGCATCCGTTTCCAGGGTAAACGAGCCATCCTCCAGTGTGGTGGTGCCCGTAATCGGTTCTTGGGTGGCCGGATCGCCAACGAGCACCGTGGCGAATTCGATGGGGCTTCCCCCGCTTTCGATAATCTTCCCCGTGATGGTCACGGAACCGTTTTGGGCAAAAATAATAATGCCGTTAAATAGGAAAAATAACATGAATACGGGATATATTCTTTTCAAATGCATGGTGTTGTCCGTTATGATATCGTGGTCCAAAGATGCACTATCCAATATAGAACGGGAAGCAATTTTCCGTGAACGACAAAAACAACGCAGCGAACGACATTTCGCCTTAGAATTGTCGTTCACACCCCAAAATCCGTTGATGGGGGATTAACGTTATCCCTCCAGACCATAAAACCGTAATTTTGGGGGATGGCCAATAAATTCACATGGAGCAAAAGCGTTTCGGCGGAAGTATTCTTTCAGGTACTGCTGCATGTGGTGCTGTTCCTTTTCTTTTCGTTCGATAAGCACAACCATGAAATACAGCCATTTCAGGTCGCTTATTTTATCAATTATGCCTTCGGGGCCTTTATTATCAACTACGTGTTATTGCCCCGGTTTTTTTACCGGAAAAAGTATCTGTTGTTTTTTATTTCATTGGTGCTGGTCATTGCTTTCGTTATTTCGATCGAGGAATTCGTTTTGGAAAAAATCTATTTCGCCGATAGCCGTGGCCAAGGTTTCCCCGGTCTGTTTTTCACACTATTGGAGGTCATGCCCCTAATTACGATTCTCTGTGGATTTAAATTTGCCTGGGATGCCATGAAAAAACAGCATGAAGTGGATACTTTAAGCGCCATGGTCAAGGAAAGCGAGCTGCAATACCTGAAATCGCAGATCAATCCGCATTTTCTCTTCAACAACCTGAACAATCTGTATTCCTACGCCATCGATAATTCCCCCAAAACGCCTTCCATTATTTTGGAACTTTCTTCCGTATTGCGCTATATGCTGTATGACTGCAGGGAGGATTTTGTGCCGTTGGCCAAGGAAATCGAGCACCTTAAGAACTTTACCCAGCTGAGCGAACTGCAGATCGAGGATCGGGGAAAAGTGGAATTCAATGCCGATAATATCCCATCGGGATACCAGATCGCGCCTTTGATATTGAACGTTTTTGTCGAAAACGCCTTTAAGCACAGTACGGCCAGCCAATCGGAGGATATTTCGATAGAGATTCAAATCCATGTAACCGAAAATGGCATGTTGGAGTTTGCATGTGTCAATTCCTTCCAGCCGCAAACCAATACGGATGACCTTTCCCATGGTATCGGGTTGCAGAACGTGAAAAAACGCCTGCAATGGATCTATCCCAACGCACACACACTTTCGATACAGGAAACCGATTCGTTATATTCGGTACGACTGAACATCGAACTAAAAAAGGGAACCGTATGATCCGTTGCATCATCATCGAAGACCAGCCTCCGGCACAGCGCGTACTGCAAAAGTTCATCGGCGATGTGGAGAGCTTGGAACTCAAGGCCACCTTCGCAGATGCCCTAAAGGCGATGGATTTTCTAAAGTCCGAACCCATCGACCTGATTTTCCTCGATATCCATCTGCCCAAGATTTCCGGTATCGCTTTCCTGAAAGCATTGCCGAACAAACCCCATGTGATCTTGACCACGGCCTTTTCGGAATATGCCCTGGAAAGCTATGAATATCAGGTAGTGGACTATCTGCTAAAACCCTTTTCGTTCGAGCGGTTTGTAAAGGCGGTCTCGAAGGTACCGGCCGCCAGGGTCGCACTGCATAAGGAAAAAATTGTGCCCGAAAACAATTCCACACCGGAAATCCTCTTTATCAAATCCGGTTATGAGCATCTTAGGATCTCTATCGAGGACATCCTATTTATCCGATCGGAAGCGGACTATACCGAAATTTTTACTCCCGAAAAAAAGCACCTAACCTCACATTCCCTAAAGTATTGGTCGCAGACCCTGCCCTCCGGTCAATTTACGCAAGTGCATAAATCCTACATCGTGAATACCCGAAGGATTCTAAAGGTTTCGGGCAACAGCATCTTCTTTGATAAAGATACATTCGTACCGATTGGACGGGCGTTTAAAGAGGAGTTTGTAGAGGGCTATTTGAAGTGATTGGTGTTTAATGCCCAATAGCAGTTTCATAAACCGCAAATGCTATAAACTCGCCTAGAGCTTTTGTTTGGAACCGAAAACTTCGGATTATGTTTCCTAAAGTGGGCTTTTTTTAAATGCATAGCCTTAACTGCGGAACTCAAAAAGGACAAGGCCTACGAAGCTTCTTCTTGCTAACCGACTGCTTGCATAGCTTGGAATTAAAAACCGTAATCGATTCAAGTCCATATCCCGGAAGGTAACCATAGCTCCTAAATTATTAGCCGAATGGTTTAAAGCATCTACTGAATGGGAAATTTTATTGGGAGATTGTCGTTTGTTGTACCTATGTTGTACCTGAAAAGAAAAAGCCGACTCGTTAAAGTCGGCTTATCCCCTGCTGTACCTTGGGTGGGAATCGAACCCACACGTCCGAAGACACTGGATTTTGAATCCAGCGCGTCTACCAGTTCCGCCACCAAGGCAAAATGCAATCAAACCATTTCTGGACCGCTTCTCCATCGGAGGAAAACCTAGCTTCACTCATCGAATCGATCGCTGGGTTGAAATGGACTGCAAAACTATAAAATATTTCGATTGCCGCGCCAAAAATATCAAGATTTATCCTTCCCCGACCCGAATAAATGTCTAAATTTGCACCTCGCTTTGAAAAAGCTAGGCAGAGCTTAGCATCGTGATTAACGCAACAAACAGGAGTACAATCATTTAACCATGCCCTATCAAGTTCCCGAGCCTAAGATCTTCGCCTGTACCCAAAGTACCGCACTGGCTAAAAAAATAGCGCTAGCCTATGGCACCGATCTTGGCAAGATTCATTTTTCAAGGTACAGTGACGGGGAGTTTCAGCCGTCTTTCGAAGAGTCGGTACGCGGCGCCCGGATCTTTATTATCGGTTCGACCAACCCGAGTTCCGAGAACTTGATGGAAATGCTGCTCATGCTCGATGCGGCCAAGCGGGCGTCGGCACGACATATAACCGCCGTGATGCCCTACTTCGGGTGGGCGC
Encoded here:
- a CDS encoding sensor histidine kinase → MANKFTWSKSVSAEVFFQVLLHVVLFLFFSFDKHNHEIQPFQVAYFINYAFGAFIINYVLLPRFFYRKKYLLFFISLVLVIAFVISIEEFVLEKIYFADSRGQGFPGLFFTLLEVMPLITILCGFKFAWDAMKKQHEVDTLSAMVKESELQYLKSQINPHFLFNNLNNLYSYAIDNSPKTPSIILELSSVLRYMLYDCREDFVPLAKEIEHLKNFTQLSELQIEDRGKVEFNADNIPSGYQIAPLILNVFVENAFKHSTASQSEDISIEIQIHVTENGMLEFACVNSFQPQTNTDDLSHGIGLQNVKKRLQWIYPNAHTLSIQETDSLYSVRLNIELKKGTV
- a CDS encoding LytR/AlgR family response regulator transcription factor — its product is MIRCIIIEDQPPAQRVLQKFIGDVESLELKATFADALKAMDFLKSEPIDLIFLDIHLPKISGIAFLKALPNKPHVILTTAFSEYALESYEYQVVDYLLKPFSFERFVKAVSKVPAARVALHKEKIVPENNSTPEILFIKSGYEHLRISIEDILFIRSEADYTEIFTPEKKHLTSHSLKYWSQTLPSGQFTQVHKSYIVNTRRILKVSGNSIFFDKDTFVPIGRAFKEEFVEGYLK